Proteins from a genomic interval of uncultured Campylobacter sp.:
- the pepT gene encoding peptidase T gives MDIVERFLRYTKNNTTTNREAGAAGIMPSNEAEHDLAKLIESELKQLGLQNIKRRENAITTAVLPSNSAKKLPSAAFFAHLDTSAEQKNDTKAQIVRYEGGDVTLNKELGITLKLSEFPELANYVGDDLIVTDGTSLLGADDKAAIAAIVNAAQFFVQNPQIEHGDVTFGFLPDEEQGLRGAKALDISEIKADFAYCLDCCGIGELIYQNWNAGDAVVTFTGQSAHPMNAKGKLVNSLLLAHKFISMLPGGEAPEYTDGVEGYYWVKELSGNSAKTVLKLDVREFNEAKYAQRMAFLQDLADSFAKIYGAHRIQISLKDRYKNVFNYLEGGENSLPVVAAKQAYARLNIEPKVIPMRGGYDGAVISEKGVPCPNLFTGAHNFHSIYEYLPVKSLRAASNVICEIIKIIAEK, from the coding sequence ATGGACATAGTCGAGAGATTTTTACGCTATACGAAGAACAACACCACCACAAACCGCGAAGCGGGCGCGGCGGGTATCATGCCTTCAAACGAGGCCGAGCACGATCTGGCAAAGCTGATAGAAAGCGAGCTAAAGCAGCTCGGCCTGCAAAATATAAAAAGACGAGAAAACGCCATAACTACGGCCGTTTTGCCGTCAAATTCCGCTAAAAAACTGCCGTCCGCGGCGTTTTTTGCGCACCTTGACACGAGCGCGGAGCAAAAAAACGACACGAAAGCGCAAATCGTACGCTACGAGGGCGGCGACGTCACGCTAAATAAAGAGCTAGGCATAACGCTCAAACTTAGCGAATTTCCGGAGCTTGCTAACTACGTCGGAGACGACCTCATCGTCACTGACGGCACCAGCCTGCTAGGCGCGGACGACAAGGCAGCGATCGCCGCCATCGTAAACGCAGCGCAGTTTTTCGTACAAAACCCGCAAATAGAGCACGGCGACGTGACGTTTGGCTTTTTACCCGACGAGGAGCAAGGCCTGCGCGGAGCCAAGGCGCTTGATATCTCGGAGATAAAGGCCGATTTTGCTTACTGCCTGGACTGCTGCGGTATCGGCGAGCTGATTTACCAAAACTGGAACGCAGGCGACGCGGTCGTGACTTTTACCGGGCAGTCCGCGCACCCGATGAATGCCAAGGGCAAGCTCGTAAATTCCTTGCTGCTCGCGCATAAATTTATCTCGATGCTGCCCGGTGGCGAAGCGCCTGAGTACACCGACGGCGTCGAGGGCTACTACTGGGTCAAGGAGCTATCTGGCAACAGCGCAAAGACCGTGCTAAAGCTCGACGTTCGCGAATTTAACGAGGCAAAATACGCGCAGCGCATGGCATTTTTGCAAGATCTAGCCGACTCGTTTGCTAAAATTTACGGCGCGCACAGAATTCAAATCAGCCTAAAAGACCGCTATAAAAACGTATTTAACTACCTCGAGGGCGGCGAAAATAGCCTACCCGTCGTCGCGGCAAAGCAGGCCTACGCTCGCCTAAATATCGAGCCAAAAGTCATCCCGATGCGAGGCGGCTACGACGGCGCGGTTATCTCGGAAAAAGGCGTACCGTGTCCGAATCTCTTTACCGGCGCGCACAACTTTCACTCCATCTACGAGTACCTGCCGGTAAAATCGCTACGCGCGGCCAGCAACGTCATCTGCGAGATAATTAAAATCATAGCAGAGAAATAA
- the dcuC gene encoding C4-dicarboxylate transporter DcuC — MATAKLICAVIGLIAVVFLLVKKRETKTVLIGVGLVLCVVCLNPLGALESFTKSMTSAGLIKAICASMGFAYVMKVTKCDQHLVLLLTKPMKNIGFLLIPATFVLTYLINIAIPSAAGCSAAVGATMIPLLMASGVRPAMAGAAVFAGTFGGVLSPGSAHNVFVTDMVNKANEALLAAGKITQAAPKYTVQDVIGVQFPNAVAAGIVVLIVLSLTAIVLKDYQKGQDFSPKSTGSAAEATQTKVNLLFALAPLIPLVILVVGAVISSYARDFFLTNLNSIVAVLGDPRDVSVEKFFGDHYGLFVAIKYFSWMNMGVAEAMILGAIIAVFITWTSPEKITKEFFNGMGSAYAEVMGIIIAAGVFVAGLQACGAIGAVTEWLKHSQEFVRYGGTFVPYLMGTVTGSGDAATMAFNQAITVHAADLGFAQDKLGMAAAISGALGRSSSPIAGAAIVCAGLAMVSPVEIAKRTAPAMAIAVCVIAFFML, encoded by the coding sequence ATGGCTACTGCTAAGCTAATCTGTGCGGTCATAGGCTTGATCGCCGTCGTGTTTTTATTGGTCAAAAAAAGAGAGACCAAAACCGTGCTCATCGGCGTGGGGCTTGTACTCTGCGTCGTCTGTCTAAATCCGCTAGGAGCGCTTGAGAGCTTTACAAAGTCGATGACTTCGGCCGGCCTTATCAAGGCGATTTGTGCCAGTATGGGCTTTGCCTACGTCATGAAGGTGACTAAGTGCGACCAGCACCTGGTTTTGTTACTTACCAAGCCGATGAAAAATATCGGATTTTTGCTGATTCCGGCTACCTTCGTGCTCACCTATCTCATCAACATCGCCATACCGTCGGCCGCGGGCTGTTCGGCTGCGGTCGGGGCTACGATGATACCGCTTTTGATGGCTTCAGGCGTACGTCCTGCGATGGCGGGAGCGGCTGTGTTTGCAGGTACTTTTGGCGGCGTGCTAAGCCCAGGCTCGGCGCACAACGTCTTTGTGACCGACATGGTAAATAAAGCTAACGAGGCTTTGCTTGCCGCAGGTAAGATTACTCAAGCAGCGCCTAAATACACCGTCCAAGATGTCATCGGCGTGCAGTTTCCAAACGCCGTCGCCGCAGGCATAGTCGTTTTGATCGTGCTTAGCTTGACGGCGATAGTCCTTAAAGATTATCAAAAAGGGCAGGATTTCTCGCCTAAATCTACAGGTAGCGCGGCTGAAGCGACGCAGACGAAGGTAAATTTGCTCTTTGCTTTAGCGCCTCTCATCCCGCTAGTTATCCTCGTCGTAGGTGCGGTAATAAGTAGCTACGCTAGAGATTTTTTCTTAACGAATTTAAATAGTATCGTAGCGGTACTAGGCGATCCGAGAGACGTTAGCGTCGAGAAATTTTTCGGCGATCATTACGGCCTTTTTGTGGCGATTAAGTATTTTAGCTGGATGAATATGGGCGTGGCCGAGGCTATGATCCTTGGCGCTATCATCGCGGTTTTCATCACGTGGACGAGCCCTGAAAAGATCACCAAAGAGTTTTTTAACGGTATGGGCAGCGCATACGCCGAGGTTATGGGTATCATCATCGCTGCGGGCGTTTTTGTCGCAGGTCTACAGGCGTGCGGCGCGATCGGCGCAGTCACCGAGTGGCTAAAACACTCTCAGGAGTTTGTGCGCTACGGCGGTACTTTCGTGCCGTATCTCATGGGTACGGTTACGGGTTCGGGCGATGCGGCTACTATGGCGTTTAACCAAGCTATCACCGTTCACGCCGCAGATCTGGGCTTCGCGCAGGATAAACTAGGCATGGCCGCTGCTATCTCGGGCGCGCTAGGCCGTTCGTCGTCTCCTATCGCGGGTGCAGCGATCGTGTGCGCGGGTCTAGCGATGGTTAGCCCGGTCGAGATAGCTAAGCGAACGGCTCCGGCGATGGCGATAGCCGTGTGCGTTATAGCGTTTTTTATGCTCTAA
- the pepE gene encoding dipeptidase PepE has protein sequence MKQALLLSSSSYKDTGYLRHCKNWVHDFIKECGVYGEQVLFIPYAGVRRTNDEYEQKVIDRLKYKNIASIHKFSDPKRAVAEAKAICIGGGNTFALLYYLYKFDLIEIIKQGVEAGVPYFGWSAGANVAGSTIMTTNDMPIIMPKSFDALNIFPHQINPHFISGKIAGHNGESREERLEEFLIVNQKSLIYALPEGTALRIKGENATVMGMDESCVLKMAHQKETELIKVGESFKF, from the coding sequence ATGAAGCAAGCCTTGCTTTTAAGCAGTTCGAGCTACAAAGATACGGGCTATCTTAGACACTGCAAAAACTGGGTGCATGATTTTATAAAAGAGTGCGGAGTTTACGGCGAGCAGGTGCTTTTTATCCCGTACGCCGGAGTAAGGCGCACGAACGACGAATACGAGCAAAAAGTCATCGACCGACTAAAATATAAAAATATCGCGTCTATCCATAAATTTAGCGATCCAAAGCGCGCCGTAGCCGAGGCTAAAGCTATCTGTATAGGCGGTGGAAATACCTTTGCGTTGCTTTACTATCTTTATAAATTCGATTTAATTGAAATAATTAAGCAAGGAGTGGAAGCAGGAGTGCCGTATTTTGGCTGGAGCGCTGGCGCAAACGTCGCCGGAAGCACGATAATGACCACAAACGACATGCCTATCATTATGCCAAAAAGCTTTGACGCGTTAAATATCTTTCCGCATCAGATAAATCCGCATTTTATCAGCGGCAAAATCGCCGGACACAACGGCGAAAGTAGGGAGGAGAGGCTGGAGGAGTTTTTGATAGTAAATCAAAAAAGCCTGATCTACGCGCTACCCGAAGGCACGGCTCTAAGGATAAAGGGCGAAAACGCAACCGTGATGGGCATGGATGAAAGCTGCGTTTTAAAAATGGCGCATCAAAAAGAAACCGAGCTCATAAAGGTCGGCGAGAGCTTTAAATTTTAG
- a CDS encoding nicotinate phosphoribosyltransferase, with product MTQFDARNVSMVMDFYELTMAEGYFKSADQPRVAFDVFYRKVPSGGGFAIFAGLEQIIEYVENFRFEDSDVAYLRSLNLFSEDFLHYLRDFRFRGDIYAFAEGTIIYPQEPFMTVVASPIDAQLIETAILSQINHQSLIATKARRIVKAADGRSVFDFGARRAHNFDAAVYGARAAHIGGADGTATVLAAKAFGIPTTGTMAHSWVMYFGDEFEAFKRYALLYPDSASLLVDTYDVLHSGVPNAIKTAKEVLEPMGKRLKAVRLDSGDLAYLSKKTRAMLDAAGLQDCKIIVSNSLDEYTIASILTQGGRIDGFGVGERLITSKSDPVFGGVYKLVAVEKEGIFSPRIKVSEAVEKMTNPGLKKVWRIYKGGQAVADLITNADEMPDLSKPYRYIDPDRPWKELYFEGCTARQLQNLVVKDGKRAAEPVNLSQIRDYVKKQLENEIWQEEQRFENPHKHYVDMSVGYYEMKMNLLKQTKK from the coding sequence ATGACGCAGTTTGACGCAAGAAACGTCAGCATGGTGATGGATTTTTACGAACTTACTATGGCGGAGGGGTATTTTAAAAGCGCGGATCAGCCGCGAGTGGCGTTTGACGTTTTTTATCGAAAAGTGCCTAGCGGCGGCGGTTTTGCGATATTTGCCGGGCTTGAGCAAATCATAGAGTACGTAGAAAATTTTCGCTTTGAGGATAGCGACGTAGCTTATCTGCGCTCGTTAAATTTATTTAGCGAGGATTTTTTGCATTACCTACGCGATTTTCGCTTTAGAGGCGATATATACGCATTTGCCGAGGGTACTATCATCTATCCGCAAGAGCCTTTTATGACAGTCGTAGCCTCGCCTATAGACGCGCAGCTCATAGAGACGGCGATTTTATCGCAGATAAACCACCAAAGCCTCATCGCGACCAAGGCTAGGCGCATCGTGAAGGCTGCAGACGGCAGGAGCGTGTTTGACTTCGGCGCCAGACGCGCGCATAACTTCGACGCGGCCGTATACGGCGCCAGAGCGGCCCATATCGGTGGTGCGGACGGCACGGCGACGGTGCTGGCGGCTAAGGCTTTTGGTATACCTACTACGGGAACGATGGCGCACAGCTGGGTGATGTATTTTGGCGACGAATTTGAAGCCTTTAAGCGCTACGCCCTGCTCTATCCAGACTCCGCTTCGCTGCTCGTAGATACCTACGACGTGCTGCATAGCGGCGTACCAAACGCGATAAAAACGGCAAAAGAAGTGCTTGAACCTATGGGTAAGCGCCTAAAAGCCGTTAGGCTAGACTCGGGCGACCTAGCGTATCTATCTAAAAAAACGCGTGCGATGCTAGATGCGGCGGGGCTACAAGACTGCAAAATCATCGTCTCAAACAGCCTGGATGAATACACCATCGCCTCGATTTTAACCCAAGGCGGACGCATAGACGGCTTTGGCGTGGGCGAGCGGCTGATAACGTCAAAAAGCGATCCGGTTTTCGGCGGAGTCTATAAACTAGTCGCAGTCGAAAAAGAAGGCATTTTTAGCCCGCGCATAAAGGTCTCGGAGGCCGTAGAAAAGATGACTAATCCGGGTCTAAAAAAAGTCTGGCGCATATATAAAGGCGGTCAAGCCGTCGCCGATTTGATCACGAACGCGGACGAAATGCCCGACCTATCCAAGCCCTACCGCTACATAGATCCCGATAGACCGTGGAAGGAGCTGTATTTTGAGGGTTGCACGGCGCGGCAGCTGCAAAATCTAGTCGTAAAAGACGGCAAGCGCGCGGCCGAGCCTGTAAATTTATCCCAAATCAGAGACTACGTAAAAAAGCAGCTCGAAAATGAAATTTGGCAGGAGGAGCAGCGCTTTGAAAACCCGCACAAGCACTACGTCGATATGAGCGTGGGGTACTACGAGATGAAGATGAACCTGCTAAAACAAACCAAAAAATAG
- a CDS encoding molybdopterin-dependent oxidoreductase, whose amino-acid sequence MKRRDFLKLGALAAASAQAKQFDAAAQAIFDEQMGLCANKFGAFYVQTIGGRVVGTEPFEGDAMPTVLNNALSDHIQNETRVKYPYVRKSFLENPSNPKPELRGKEPFVRVSWDEAIKLSAKILKENFDKYGSQAIYGQLYQWGSLGKVGHSQRTAKRMLNALGGYVSELGGYSYGAATAFLPHVTGSIDPTHNPTRWEGVVKEAKTIVFWGTNPVVSNKIAIGVPMHNSYAYYEIMKEKFKKGEMKIYSIDVYRNETAEYFGAQYLAVRPCTDTAMLIGLCEYLYENGLYDKEFIERYTVGFDKFKDYFTGAKDGVKKDLKWASKICGVSEKELKNLADTLAKKDTLIVTGYSIQRQHHGEMAYWALIALAAMLGDIGKTGRGYVMNDQMHKNADISFIAPKLQAFNPAVNEKYLAPRGKLAKAKYHEIPNSRLIDAIMEPGKQIERNGKKYIMPHIRVMFNANGSTFTRHPDTNRAVEAMKKIEAIITTEPFWTSTARLSDIVLPSALECERTDIEFANSTSEYLFAIKPLVKPAGESKSDFEIARLICAQWGKEYEQAFSEGKTELEWVKEIYADAVQKAEGMGIAMPKFDEFWQKGYVKFDKIDEKKRYFTNYADFRADPEKNALKTPSGKIELYSEAVEKLGYPDCPPHATWMEPFEWLGGDVSKYPIAISGAHSKFRLHSQLNSSLIRNYAEIAGREPALISPATAKARGIKTGDVVRIYNDRGEILCGALVSDTAQDNVVIVSEGAWYDPAVWGEKSLCKHGNINVLTRDVPSSQLSQSNTAHTSMVQIEKFKGELPSVTAFDRPATIEA is encoded by the coding sequence ATGAAAAGACGAGATTTTCTAAAACTAGGCGCGCTGGCTGCGGCTTCTGCGCAAGCAAAACAGTTTGACGCGGCGGCGCAGGCGATATTTGACGAGCAGATGGGGCTTTGCGCGAATAAATTCGGCGCGTTTTACGTCCAAACCATCGGCGGCAGGGTCGTTGGCACCGAGCCGTTCGAGGGCGACGCGATGCCGACGGTGCTAAACAACGCCCTAAGCGATCACATCCAAAACGAAACGCGCGTGAAATACCCATACGTGCGCAAAAGCTTCCTTGAAAATCCCTCAAATCCAAAACCGGAGCTTCGCGGTAAAGAGCCCTTCGTGCGCGTTAGCTGGGACGAGGCGATAAAGCTAAGCGCCAAAATTTTAAAAGAAAACTTCGATAAATACGGCTCGCAGGCCATTTACGGGCAGCTTTATCAGTGGGGCAGCCTAGGCAAGGTCGGCCACTCGCAGCGCACCGCAAAGCGCATGCTAAACGCGCTAGGAGGCTACGTGAGCGAGCTTGGCGGCTACTCATACGGCGCGGCGACGGCGTTTTTGCCTCACGTGACCGGTTCTATCGATCCGACGCATAATCCTACGCGCTGGGAGGGCGTGGTAAAGGAGGCTAAAACGATCGTGTTTTGGGGCACTAACCCCGTCGTCTCAAACAAGATCGCTATCGGCGTGCCGATGCACAACTCCTACGCCTACTACGAGATTATGAAAGAGAAATTTAAAAAAGGCGAGATGAAAATTTACAGCATAGACGTCTACCGCAACGAAACGGCGGAGTATTTCGGAGCGCAGTATCTCGCCGTGCGCCCTTGCACCGATACGGCGATGCTGATCGGGCTTTGCGAATATCTTTACGAAAACGGCCTTTACGACAAGGAATTTATTGAGCGCTACACGGTCGGGTTTGATAAATTTAAGGATTATTTCACGGGCGCGAAAGACGGCGTGAAAAAGGATCTAAAATGGGCGAGTAAAATTTGCGGCGTGAGCGAAAAAGAGCTAAAAAATTTAGCCGACACGCTAGCTAAAAAAGACACGCTCATAGTCACGGGCTATTCGATACAGCGACAGCACCACGGCGAGATGGCGTACTGGGCGCTCATAGCGCTAGCTGCGATGCTAGGCGACATCGGCAAGACGGGGCGCGGCTACGTGATGAACGATCAGATGCATAAAAACGCCGATATTAGCTTCATCGCACCAAAGCTTCAGGCCTTTAATCCCGCGGTAAACGAAAAATACCTTGCCCCGCGAGGCAAGCTAGCCAAGGCCAAATATCACGAGATACCAAACAGCAGGCTCATAGACGCGATCATGGAGCCGGGCAAGCAAATCGAGCGCAACGGCAAGAAATACATCATGCCGCACATCCGCGTGATGTTTAACGCCAACGGCTCGACCTTCACCCGCCATCCCGATACTAACCGCGCGGTCGAAGCGATGAAAAAGATCGAAGCGATCATCACGACCGAGCCCTTTTGGACGAGTACGGCGAGGCTCAGCGACATCGTGCTGCCGTCGGCTCTGGAGTGCGAGCGCACGGATATAGAGTTTGCAAACTCGACTAGCGAGTATCTTTTTGCCATTAAACCGCTAGTAAAGCCCGCTGGCGAGAGCAAGAGCGACTTTGAGATCGCACGGCTCATCTGTGCGCAATGGGGCAAGGAGTACGAGCAGGCCTTTAGCGAGGGCAAAACGGAGCTTGAGTGGGTGAAGGAAATCTACGCCGATGCAGTCCAAAAAGCCGAAGGCATGGGCATAGCGATGCCGAAATTTGATGAGTTTTGGCAAAAAGGATATGTTAAATTTGATAAAATCGACGAGAAAAAGCGGTACTTCACAAACTACGCGGACTTCCGCGCCGATCCCGAGAAAAACGCGCTAAAAACCCCGTCGGGCAAGATCGAGCTCTACTCCGAAGCGGTCGAAAAGCTAGGTTATCCCGACTGCCCGCCGCACGCGACGTGGATGGAGCCCTTTGAGTGGCTGGGCGGCGACGTGAGCAAGTATCCTATCGCCATCAGCGGCGCGCACTCTAAATTTAGACTCCACTCGCAGCTAAACAGCTCGCTCATCCGCAACTACGCCGAGATCGCAGGCCGCGAACCCGCGCTAATTAGCCCCGCCACGGCAAAGGCGCGCGGTATCAAAACGGGCGACGTAGTGAGGATCTACAACGACCGAGGCGAGATCCTCTGCGGCGCGCTAGTGAGCGATACCGCGCAAGATAACGTCGTGATCGTAAGCGAGGGCGCATGGTACGATCCCGCCGTCTGGGGCGAGAAAAGCCTATGCAAACACGGTAACATAAACGTGCTAACGAGGGACGTACCGAGCTCGCAGCTATCGCAAAGCAACACCGCGCACACGAGCATGGTGCAGATCGAGAAATTTAAAGGCGAACTGCCGAGCGTAACGGCGTTTGATAGGCCTGCGACGATAGAGGCTTAG